The Podospora pseudocomata strain CBS 415.72m chromosome 3, whole genome shotgun sequence genome window below encodes:
- the ncs1 gene encoding Calcium-binding protein NCS-1 (BUSCO:EOG09264RR2; COG:T; EggNog:ENOG503NWK4) — protein sequence MGNLQSKKLPDDQLKELQKSTNFDKKELQQWYRGFLKDCPSGMLSKGEFQKIYAQFFPFGDPSTFADYVFNVFDTDKSGTIDFKEFICALSVTSRGKMEDKLDWAFQLYDIDGDGKISYDEMLKIVEAIYKMVGSMVKLPEDEDTPEKRVRKIFRMMDKDENGSLDMNEFKEGSQRDATIVSALSLYDGLV from the exons ATGGGCAACTT GCAGTCCAAGAAGCTCCCTGACGATCAGCTGAAGGAGCTCCAGAAGTCAACCAATTTTGACAAGAAGGAGTTGCAGCAATGGTATAGAG GTTTCCTCAAGGACTGCCCGAGCGGCATGCTGAGCAAGGGCGAATTCCAAAAGATCTACGCCCAGTTCTTCCCCTTTGGTGACCCAAGCACATTCGCCGACTACGTCTTCAACGTATTCGACACGGACAAATCAGGAACTATTGATTTCAAAGAATTCATTTGTGCTCTGAGTGTTACCAGCCGGGGTAAGATGGAGGACAAGCTGGATTGGGCGTTCCAACTGTACGATATCGACGGCGATGGAAAGATCAGCTACGACGAGATGTTGAAAATTGTGGAGGCGATTTACAAGATG GTCGGGTCCATGGTTAAGCTCccagaagacgaagacacCCCGGAGAAGCGCGTCCGCAAAATCTTTAGGATGATGGACAAGGATGAGAACGGCAGCCTTGATATGAACGAATTCAAGGAAGGCTCGCAGCGGGATGCCACCATTGTGTCGGCGCTGTCGCTCTACGACGGGTTGGTGTAA
- the CDC45 gene encoding DNA replication initiation factor cdc45 (EggNog:ENOG503NW6T; BUSCO:EOG0926129I; COG:L) has product MYLPRELISKLYLHLQATRHPLSPPVLVLVALEPDALCACRILTRLFKHDYIPHKIQPVAGYADLERIGQELVSPMMETRGGAGGVVVCLGVGGMADLGSALGLEPEGEENTFGGVEVWVADSHRPWNLSNVFGGFPLEPETEDATTFSARTPRGVKAGQIEHNYKPGKGGIIVMDDGDIEEHLVKEKGAYLALLDMPEIEDDGEDLGGSSDEESEVGELPSSAVPRAGQKRKSWDFEDDSDEDDDDRPRQKRRSNSSTPIPDSPRRPAQRGLISLRDDGPVFSSDPADPPTAAQPIKGPSARTLRRRLLRLRRENETILRDYYRLGTAYSEPISSMMYSLASELGREDNDLLWLTIVGVTSMELYGRSSAGIAAPVRTGEARPASGWLGMRGARIRQLLRDEVRRLNPPEIGRGAVPENSGIIPTTARSPDDTSIRLSPEPKFLLIRHWSLYDSMLHSPYLFSRLKTWSETGLKRLHKLLAKMGVSLVQCKQSYTHMDMTLKRELRSKLLKYASLYNLDELVPTIDTDGKDRGGAKDSWGFVRSWGWRATLSAQDVGVVIGALLEVGQNSPEASSSNNDSPSQDLMEMSTATAPSEEWLPRFWAAYDALEDIESLKAGLPTAQFLHKAIFTTGTTILKKKQISHLRAFRMCVVKDSLDSQLFNHPGALTKLALWIGEALAEQEKDATGRLALGGRGTPLVVASLDEKRGVYVVVGTGGGGGPDTIFLDKEAQKKKVKEREEKARVREEARKVKERMREEKKAAKRREREQRRKQGGEDEEEDDDGSELDSEEDDEDSEDEDEDDGEDEEDETRERGYGLNRFGTAFQDVVAETNARVRIDSFEHCVVEVKKEDLSGFLESLSMKAVVG; this is encoded by the exons ATGTATCTTCCTAGGGAACTCATATCGAAGTTATATCTGCATCTGCAGGCCACTCGACAccccctctcaccacctGTTCTCGTGCTTGTAGCTCTCGAACCCGATGCGCTCTGCGCCTGCCGAATTCTCACGCGTCTCTTCAAACATGACTATATCCCGCACAAGATCCAGCCTGTGGCAGGCTATGCCGACCTGGAGCGCATTGGACAAGAGCTCGTCAGTCCCATGATGGAAACGAGGGGCGGTGCCGGTGGAGTGGTGGTATgcttgggtgttggtggtaTGGCTGATCTGGGAAGtgccttgggcttggaacccgaaggggaagaaaacacgtttggtggtgttgaggtttgGGTGGCCGATTCTCATAGGCCTTGGAACCTGTCCAATGTCTTTGGTGGCTTTCCATTAGAACCCGAGACGGAGGATGCGACGACATTTTCAGCCAGGACCCCGCGTGGGGTCAAGGCTGGCCAAATCGAACACAACTACAAGCCGGGCAAGGGAGGAATCATTGTCATGGACGATGGTGATATTGAGGAACACttggtcaaggagaagggcgcCTATCTTGCTCTGCTGGACATGCCGGAAAttgaggatgacggggaggATCTTGGAGGAAGCAGTGACGAGGAAAGCGAGGTCGGCGAGCTACCAAGCTCAGCGGTGCCTCGAGCTGGTCAGAAGCGAAAATCCTGGGACTTTGaggacgacagcgacgaggacgacgatgataGACCAAGGCAAAAACGGAGGAGTAATTCC TCGACTCCTATTCCAGACTCCCCCCGACGGCCAGCACAACGAGGACTCATATCACTCCGAGACGACGGGCCGGTCTTTAGCAGCGACCCAGCAGATCCGCCCACCGCGGCCCAGCCGATAAAAGGACCGTCCGCAAGGACACTTCGGCGAAGGCTGCTGCGGTTACGGCGCGAAAACGAGACGATCCTCAGAGATTACTACCGACTCGGTACCGCCTACTCGGaacccatctcctccatgaTGTACTCTCTGGCTTCAGAACTCGGTCGTGAAGACAACGACCTCCTCTGGCTCACCATTGTCGGAGTCACCTCTATGGAACTCTACGGCCGCTCCTCAGCCGGCATCGCAGCCCCAGTCCGCACCGGCGAAGCCCGCCCAGCCTCTGGTTGGCTAGGCATGCGCGGTGCCAGGATACGACAGCTCCTGCGCGACGAAGTCCGTCGTCTGAACCCCCCAGAAATTGGCCGGGGAGCCGTCCCGGAGAACAGTGGCATCATTCCCACCACGGCCCGAAGTCCAGACGACACCAGCATCCGTCTGTCGCCCGAGCCGAAGTTCCTGTTGATTCGTCACTGGAGCCTGTACGATAGCATGCTCCACTCGCCGTATCTCTTCTCACGGCTGAAGACCTGGAGCGAGACTGGCTTGAAGCGTCTGCATAAGCTCCTCGCCAAGATGGGGGTCAGTCTGGTGCAGTGTAAGCAATCGTACACTCACATGGACATGACGCTGAAGCGGGAGCTCCGGTCGAAGCTCCTCAAGTATGCCTCCCTCTACAACCTCGACGAACTAGTCCCCACTATCGATACCGACGGGAAAGACCGCGGCGGCGCGAAGGACTCCTGGGGTTTCGTCAGGAGCTGGGGGTGGCGTGCCACGCTCTCGGCGCAAGACGTCGGTGTTGTCATTGGCGCCCTTTTGGAAGTAGGTCAGAACAGCCCCGAGGCTTCTTCCAGCAACAATGACAGTCCATCGCAAGATTTAATGGAGATGTCGACTGCCACGGCCCCCTCGGAGGAATGGCTGCCACGTTTCTGGGCTGCTTACGACGCTCTCGAGGATATTGAGTCGCTGAAGGCTGGCTTGCCAACGGCCCAGTTCCTTCACAAAGCCATCTTTACCACCGGGACGACGATTctcaaaaagaagcaaatcTCGCACTTGCGCGCGTTTCGGATGTGCGTGGTGAAGGACTCGCTGGATAGCCAGCTGTTTAACCACCCGGGTGCGTTGACAAAACTGGCGTTGTGGATTGGGGAGGCGCTGGCGGAGCAAGAAAAGGATGCCACGGGGAGGCTGGCGTTGGGCGGCAGGGGAACGCCGCTTGTTGTGGCTAGTCTGGATGAGAAGCGCGGGGTgtatgttgttgttgggacgggagggggtggtggtccgGATACGATTTTTTTGGATAAGGAggcgcagaagaagaaggtgaaggaaagggaggagaaggctaGGGTTAGGGaagaggcgaggaaggttaaggagaggatgagggaggagaagaaggcggcgaagaggagggagagggagcagaggagaaagcaggggggggaagatgaagaggaggatgatgatgggtcggAGTTGGACagtgaagaggatgatgaggacagtgaggatgaggacgaggatgatggtgaggatgaggaggatgagacgagggagagggggtatGGGCTCAATAGATTTGGGACGGCGTTTCAGGATGTGGTGGCTGAGACGAATGCGAGGGTGAGGATTGATAGCTTTGAGCATtgtgtggtggaggtgaagaaggaggatttgAGTGGGTTTTTGGAGAGTTTGAGTATGAAGGCTGTGGTGGGTTAG
- a CDS encoding hypothetical protein (COG:S; EggNog:ENOG503NZFC): MQAAGTSGTGMEENGVIEPLPDEEFGREVTSDYDPSDTETTFGSLTSSVTGHVWEYGRRYHAFRYGRYPLPNDDEEYKRESLRHAMLKELLRGKLYLAPIGDNPQKIIDLGTGFGEWAMEMGELFTGAKVTGVDLSPIQPLWVPSNVEFIVDDIEDEWVHDQDYDFAHFRFVNTVLKNNELVLHNILQNLRPGGWVEIQDVYPRISSDDNTLPEDYPPAKFYSLLQGVLKDQYGFDLKVLESLPDHLQRLGYVNVQRKVFHMPLGEWPKDRHLRMLGGCFQEVFLDFVAAMAARPLVEAGFDKADIEELVVGVKNAVGNRRIHAYVPIHFVWAQKPPA, encoded by the exons ATGCAGGCGGCAGGCACTTCTGGTACTGGAATGGAGGAAAACGGGGTCATAGAACCACTGCCTGATGAGGAGTTTGGGAGAGAGGTGACATCAGATTATGACCCAAGCGATACCGAGACCACCTTTGGCTCCCTGACGTCGAGCGTCACGGGTCATGTGTGGGAGTACGGCAGACGATACCATGCTTTTCGATATGGCCGGTACCCCTTAcccaacgacgacgaggagtaCAAGAGAGAGTCTCTACGACATGCCATGCTGAAGGAGCTCCTGAGGGGCAAGCTCTACCTTGCGCCCATCGGAGATAATCCGCAAAAGATCATCGATCTTGGCACGGGGTTTGGAGAATGGGCCATGGAGA TGGGCGAGCTTTTTACCGGCGCCAAAGTTACAGGAGTCGACTTATCGCCGATTCAGCCACTATGGGTTCCCTCTAATGTCGAGTTCATCGTGGATGACATTGAAGACGAGTGGGTGCACGATCAGGATTACGATTTCGCGCACTTTCGGTTTGTCAATACGGTGTTGAAGAACAATGAACTTGTGCTTCACAACATTCTCCA GAATCTCAGGCCGGGCGGCTGGGTGGAAATCCAGGATGTTTACCCCCGGATATCGTCAGACGACAACACACTGCCCGAAGACTACCCGCCCGCCAAGTTTTACTCGCTGCTTCAAGGCGTTCTCAAGGACCAGTACGGCTTCGACCTCAAGGTGCTGGAGAGCCTTCCCGACCACCTACAGCGGCTCGGCTACGTCAACGTGCAGCGGAAGGTATTCCACATGCCGCTGGGTGAATGGCCCAAGGATCGGCATCTCCGAATGCTGGGTGGCTGCTTCCAAGAAGTCTTTCTCGACTTTGTCGCCGCCATGGCGGCCCGTCcgctggtggaggcgggaTTCGACAAGGCCGACATTGAGGAGCTTGTCGTCGGGGTCAAGAACGCCGTGGGAAATAGGCGAATTCACGCATATGTCCCCATCCACTTTGTCTGGGCGCAGAAACCACCAGCATGA
- a CDS encoding hypothetical protein (EggNog:ENOG503NZH4; COG:B; COG:T), giving the protein MEKEETADPLRKLIDHGNSFISRYYSHYEESAPILEGCGEPLVELLVRQAQLMSMATPDHDLIKRRLDDILSASYNKFYAYLYKDLPPCWRLLYTEAAILKFWVLVFEWARSRQPELIRKRVWDKMEWEDFELDTPARREEVHEINARFEKQPKGTPPRNMGSAVWHQLTQLSMRTEVGGVHVRRSREASSRVRERLQEWQRRNEQEDGQQGPEQQQQKREREEELLNDMVKTLDLALILAGGGGKHDEIHGYVALLEKAASLPSNDNSPDKISSKPSESETPRQDPSLGRTRTTSLTQPPTKRARLSLPPPTNPSSTIDGWLPLNASGELVGPVAISDEPPVNTQQQTPIITQKPPNWSSHPSFSPYEPFTPPVTSPIPRLPSPSLTTFQSHLSSPTPQPLILTSLVPSWPALAARPWSKPSYLLSRTFSGRRLIPVEIGRSYVDEGWSQKILPFSEFLSTYITSPSESKGYLAQHQLFAQLPQLRSDITIPDLCYTSPANRPDGTPELEEPMLNAWFGPPGTITPLHTDPYHNLLVQVVGRKYVRLYPPGAGVKRRGEEAGVDMGNTAAFDVGVLEGWDEATGEGGDEEEKEFKRLEYVDCILEPGETLYIPVGWWHYVRGLSVSFSVSFWWN; this is encoded by the coding sequence atggagaaggaagagactgCTGACCCATTGAGAAAACTGATCGATCATGGCAACAGCTTCATTTCCCGTTATTACTCCCACTATGAGGAATCCGCTCCCATTTTAGAAGGATGCGGAGAGCCTCTCGTAGAGCTACTGGTACGACAGGCTCAGTTGATGAGCATGGCAACACCCGACCACGACCTGATCAAACGACGGTTGGACGACATCCTATCCGCGTCCTACAATAAGTTTTATGCTTACTTGTACAAAGACCTGCCGCCATGTTGGAGGCTGCTGTATACCGAGGCTGCTATCCTCAAGTTCTGGGTTCTGGTGTTTGAGTGGGCGCGGAGTCGGCAGCCGGAACTGATCCGGAAAAGGGTCTGGGACAAAATGGAGTGGGAGGACTTTGAACTTGACACTCCGGCGCGAAGGGAGGAAGTTCACGAGATCAATGCACGTTTTGAGAAGCAGCCAAAGGGAACACCACCACGGAACATGGGTTCGGCAGTGTGGCATCAGCTAACGCAGCTCTCCATGCGGACGGAAGTAGGAGGTGTGCATGTTCGGCGGAGCCGGGAGGCGAGCAGTCGAGTTCGGGAGAGACTGCAGGAATGGCAACGACGGAATGAGCAAGAAGACGGCCAACAGGGGCcagagcaacagcaacaaaaacgGGAGCGAGAGGAGGAACTTCTCAATGATATGGTCAAAACCTTGGATCTTGCCTTGATCCtggccggcggtggaggaaaACATGATGAAATTCACGGTTATGTAGCCTTACTGGAGAAGGCGGCATCCCTGCCCAGCAACGACAACAGTCCGGACAAAATCAGCTCCAAACCATCAGAAAGCGAAACCCCTAGGCAGGACCCTTCCCTGGGACGCACACGCACAACATCActcacccaaccaccaaccaaacgAGCAAGGCTatcactcccccctcccaccaacccctcatcaacaatcGATGGCTGGCTCCCCCTCAACGCCTCAGGAGAGCTCGTCGGCCCCGTCGCCATTTCTGATGAACCTCCTGTCAacacccaacaacaaacacccaTCATAACCCAAAAACCACCCAACTggtcctcccacccctccttctccccctacgaacccttcacccccccagtaacctcccccatcccccgcctcccctccccctccctcacaaccttccaatcccacctctcctcccccacccctcaacccctAATCCTCACCAGCCTCGTCCCCAGCTGGCCAGCTCTAGCCGCCCGCCCCTGGTCCAAACCCTcctacctcctctcccgcacCTTCTCCGGCCGCCGCCTCATCCCCGTCGAGATCGGCCGCTCCTACGTCGACGAAGGCTGGTCGCAGAAAATCCTCCCATTCTCCGAGTTCCTCTCCACTTACATAACTTCCCCTTCCGAGTCCAAAGGCTATCTCGCCCAACACCAACTCTTcgcccaactcccccaactccgcagcgacatcaccatccctGACTTGTGCTACACCTCCCCTGCGAACCGTCCCGACGGAACACCGGAGCTGGAAGAACCAATGCTGAACGCCTGGTTTGGCCCTCCAGGGACGATCACCCCTTTACATACAGATCCGTACCATAACCTTTTGGTGCAGGTTGTGGGCAGGAAGTACGTGAGGCTGTACCCCCCTGGGGCGGGCGTCAAGAGACGAGGGGAGGAAGCGGGGGTTGACATGGGGAACACGGCTGCTTTTGATGTGGGTGTGCttgaggggtgggatgaggcgaccggagaggggggggatgaagaggaaaaagagtTCAAGAGGCTGGAATATGTCGACTGCATACTCGAGCCCGGGGAGACGTTGTACATACCCGTGGGGTGGTGGCATTATGTGAGGGGACTGAGTGTGAGTTTCAGTGTGAGCTTTTGGTGGAATTAA
- the hsp10 gene encoding mitochondrial heat shock protein Hsp10 (EggNog:ENOG503P5D4; BUSCO:EOG09265H9T; COG:O), with the protein MATSLRSIKSLVPLLDRVLVQRVKAEAKTAGGIFLPETAVKELNEAKVLAVGPGGLDKDGKRVPMGCAAGDRVLIPQYGGSPVKVGDEEYHLFRDSEILAKINEQNNA; encoded by the exons ATG gccacctccctccgctCGATCAAGTCCctcgtccccctcctcgaccgcGTCCTCGTGCAGCGCGtcaaggccgaggccaagacTGCCGGGGGCATCTTTCTTCCTGAGACGGCCGTCAAGGAGCTCAACGAGGCCAAGGTTTTGGCTGTTGGGCCGGGCGGGCTCGacaaggatgggaagagggtgcCTATGGGGTGTGCGGCTGGGGATAGGGTTTTGATCCCTCAG TATGGCGGTTCTCCTGTCAaggttggggatgaggagtaTCACCTTTTCAGGGATAGCGAGATTTTGGCAAAGATTAATGAGCAGAATAATGCTTAA
- the NPR1 gene encoding Nitrogen permease reactivator protein (COG:D; EggNog:ENOG503NVGV): protein MASSAPAPEGQHEILNKEPSKIETSPTKDKPAAESSPAVRFKSTVQEITPEDASLLANTDNVSLGQPGRVTSEEIRDLSERLRNCPLQERRMNIFSYEPVSLPVSRTASRDDDSREPSREATRSSASHQGSPHLKASSHTRRSPEMHTPPLTPAGTDNVEAGLKREPAGTQDRLGRMPDIITPQDSLHEPAPVNPARLSVQHHSTTTEKERVSRRPATSDGRDHSALGDHRKGLFSLGAGSGSNSPASSVPPSRDSSPSRAAAASLFYSRQAPPTGEANDPYAASKRQTPKQIESRFMFTRKKNKNASPSSSTLSLPRISGDKRLNSDDNVIHSRNSSMADLKRFFKLGPGSKVKRTSSPAASVRSGIKTPKGGQIPFDNDHGLTSKYGKLGRVLGAGAGGSVRLMKRAEDSTVFAVKEFRPRHSYETEREYVKKLTAEYCMGSSLHHGNIIETLDIVQEKGKWYEVMEYAPFDLFAIVMTGKMAREEVTCCFLQILSGVTYLHSMGLAHRDLKLDNVVVSERGIMKIIDFGSAHVFKYPFETSTVLASGIVGSDPYLAPEVYDEKKYDPQAVDIWSLAIIYCCMTLRRFPWKLPRLTDSSFKLFAADPTPGHDPKKLILPPSASMTALNNTPERAFVEGQPAPEKSKSEEKRPSGQDGGEKKEVIRGPWRILRLLPRESRHVIGRMLDLNPKTRAQMSEILEDPWVSDTVICRQVGPGQVVNADDHTHVLEPPTPPAPK, encoded by the exons atggCTTCCAGTGCCCCGGCGCCGGAAGGGCAGCACGAGATCCTGAACAAAG AGCCCTCAAAAATCGAGACATCTCCCACAAAAGACAAACCCGCTGCCGAATCCTCTCCCGCCGTCCGCTTCAAGTCGACGGTACAGGAGATCACCCCTGAAGATGCATCGCTCCTCGCCAACACAGATAATGTCTCACTCGGACAGCCCGGACGGGTCACATCTGAGGAAATACGTGATCTCTCTGAGCGATTGAGGAATTGTCCGCTCCAGGAACGCCGCATGAACATTTTCTCATACGAGCCAGTATCGCTACCAGTATCCAGG ACTGCATCGCGCGACGATGATTCTCGGGAACCAAGCCGGGAAGCAACAAGAAGTTCGGCGAGCCACCAGGGCTCACCGCACCTAAAAGCAAGCAGTCATACGAGGAGGAGTCCAGAAATGCATACGCCACCGCTAACACCGGCCGGCACGGACAATGTGGAAGCAGGACTGAAGAGAGAGCCGGCCGGAACCCAAGATCGCCTGGGACGCATGCCCGATATCATCACGCCTCAAGATTCGCTCCACGAGCCTGCACCTGTCAATCCTGCTCGTCTATCCGTCCAGCATCATTCTACAACGACCGAAAAAGAGCGGGTGTCACGGAGGCCCGCGACGTCAGATGGAAGAGACCATTCCGCTCTCGGTGACCACCGAAAGGGGTTGTTCTCGCTCGGCGCCGGGAGTGGTTCCAACTCACCCGCCAGCTCTGTCCCACCGTCTCGCGATAGCAGTCCGTCCCGCGCAGCCGCTGCCTCGCTGTTCTATTCCCGACAAGCACCGCCAACTGGAGAGGCTAATGACCCCTACGCCGCGAGCAAGCGTcaaacaccaaaacaaatTGAGTCCCGCTTCATGTTCACCAggaaaaagaacaagaacgCCTCGCCCAGTTCATCGACCCTGAGCCTGCCCAGAATATCCGGAGACAAGCGCCTCAACAGCGACGACAACGTTATCCACAGCCGAAATAGCTCCATGGCGGATCTGAAGAGGTTCTTCAAGCTGGGGCCAGGCAGCAAGGTCAAGCGcacctcatcaccagcagcttCGGTTCGGTCTGGTATCAAGACGCCAAAGGGCGGCCAGATTCCATTCGACAACGACCACGGTCTTACTTCCAAGTATGGAAAGCTTGGACGGGTGTTGGGAGCTGGAGCGGGTGGTTCTGTGCGGTTGATGAAGCGCGCCGAGGACAGCACCGTGTTTGCCGTCAAGGAGTTCAGACCCCGCCACTCATATGAGACGGAGAGGGAATACGTCAAGAAATTGACGGCCGAGTACTGCATGGGGTCTTCTCTGCACCACGGCAACATCATTGAGACGCTTGACATTGTCCAGGAGAAGGGCAAGTGGTACGAGGTGATGGAATACGCGCCGTTTGACCTGTTTGCCATTGTCATGAcggggaagatggcgagAGAAGAAGTCACTTGCTGCTTCTTGCAGATTCTGAGCGGTGTTACGTATCTTCACAGCATGGGGCTGGCGCATCGGGATTTGAAGCTTGACAACGTGGTGGTGAGCGAGCGGGGGATCATGAAGATAATCGATTTTGGTAGTGCCCATGTCTTCAAGTATCCTTTTGAGACGAGCACTGTTCTTGCTTctg GTATCGTCGGCTCAGATCCATATCTTGCGCCTGAGGTCTACGACGAAAAGAAGTACGACCCACAAGCGGTGGATATCTGGTCGTTGGCCATCATCTACTGCTGCATGACGCTCAGACGCTTCCCCTGGAAGCTTCCCCGTCTTACCGATAGCTCGTTCAAGCTCTTTGCTGCCGATCCAACGCCTGGTCACGACCCGAAGAAGCTCATTCTTCCACCATCCGCATCCATGACCGCTTTGAACAACACGCCTGAGAGAGCTTTTGTCGAAGGACAACCCGCGCCTGAAAAGTCCAAGAGCGAGGAGAAGCGGCCGTCTGGCCAAGACGGCGGCGAAAAGAAGGAAGTCATCCGCGGCCCATGGCGTATCCTTCGACTGTTGCCCAGGGAAAGCCGGCATGTCATTGGGCGCATGCTCGATCTCAACCCAAAAACGCGCGCTCAGATGAGCGAGATTTTGGAGGACCCTTGGGTGTCGGATACAGTTATTTGTCGGCAGGTTGGACCGGGGCAGGTGGTTAATGCTGATGATCACACGCATGTGTTGGAGCCGCCTACGCCTCCTGCTCCGAAAtaa
- the MRPL19 gene encoding mitochondrial 54S ribosomal protein YmL19 (BUSCO:EOG09265BG5; EggNog:ENOG503P428; COG:J), with amino-acid sequence MSKAAAGGAKGLEQVVKIIVGAGQASPSPPVGPALGSKGIKSMDFCKEFNARTTHINVGTPLPVRVTVRPDRTFHFEIRTPQTSWLLLNAADVPIGKKGKRKGAQKPGHETVGSVSLKHVYEIAKIKQSEPRLSGLSLEGICRSIVWQARGMGISVVA; translated from the exons ATGTCCAAGGCAGCGGCAGGTGGTGCCAAGGGCCTCGAGCAGGTCGTCAAAATCATTGTCGGCGCCGGCCAAGCCAGTCCTAGTCCTCCCGTCGGTCCTGCCCTCGGTTCCAAGGGTATCAAGTCGATGGATTTCTGCAAG GAGTTTAATGCGAGGACGACACACATCAACGTCGGAACGCCATTGCCCGTCCGAGTCACCGTCCGGCCCGACAGAACCTTCCACTTCGAGATCAGGACGCCTCAAACATCATGGCTGTTGCTCAATGCGGCCGACGTCCCGATTGGAAAGAAGGGCAAGAGGAAAGGTGCCCAGAAGCCAGGCCACGAGACTGTTGGGTCGGTTAGTCTCAAGCATGTCTATGAGATTGCAAAGATCAAGCAGTCAGAGCCCCGGTTGTCCGGTCTGTCATTAGAAGGCATTTGCAGATCGATTGTCTGGCAAGCCAGGGGGATGGGCATCTCTGTGGTTGCTTAG
- the SVF1 gene encoding putative cell survival pathways protein (COG:S; EggNog:ENOG503NVS8), with protein MFKWAQQQLANVAGTKEPIYGPEAIQSVAVEAETTPYTELTRDDLKWQAMTSTSVETQSFYLMADNGQLGFAQVIYSNVAGIHTTCQFNCKLFSLDSSKPHLWCSTQLTNPDFSEDKSSFFADDCAVELSEDGTTYTIKSMNDDRAIVNLTIKRAGPGFQVGKTGKTLFGTDLKNPWGTMRHAFWPRCTAEGTISTKEGPVDFKGKATYIMALQGMKPHHAAAKWNFVDFQGPTYTAVVMNFTTPPSYGSTEVTIGGIVKDGEIVMANCKSTVTHTKSKSDGENGWPEPETIKYTWTGTTKDGKPVEASLEGALEKRLDRIDVMAEVPGFVKQIVSSAAGTKPYIYQYYPQQQKLTLKIKVDGQEVSEQGTVFAESTFISE; from the exons ATGTTCAAGTgggcgcagcagca GCTCGCCAACGTCGCCGGCACCAAGGAGCCCATCTATGGCCCTGAGGCAATCCAGTCCGTtgccgtcgaggccgagaccaCCCCCTATACCGAGCTCACCCGCGATGACCTGAAATGGCAGGCCATGACCTCGACCAGCGTCGAGACCCAGAGCTTCTACCTCATGGCTGACAACGGTCAGCTGGGGTTTGCCCAAGTCATCTATAGTAACGTGGC GGGCATCCACACGACCTGCCAGTTCAACTGCAAGCTCTTTAGCCTCGATTCCTCGAAGCCCCACCTCTGGTGCTCGACccagctcaccaaccccgacttCAGCGAGGACAAGAGTAGCTTCTTCGCCGACGACTGCGCCGTCGAGCTCTCCGAGGACGGAACCACCTACACAATCAAGTCGATGAACGACGACCGGGCCATCGTCAACTTGACCATCAAGCGGGCCGGTCCCGGCTTCCAGGTCGGCAAGACGGGCAAGACGCTGTTTGGCACCGATCTCAAGAACCCATGGGGCACCATGCGCCATGCTTTCTGGCCACGCTGCACAGCCGAGGGCACTATCAGCACCAAGGAGGGGCCGGTCGATTTCAAGGGCAAGGCCACGTACATCATGGCTCTCCAGGGCATGAAGCCTCACCACGCGGCGGCCAAGTGGAACTTTGTCGACTTCCAGGGTCCCACTTACACGGCTGTGGTGATGAATTTTACCACTCCTCCTTCCTACGGCTCGACCGAGGTGACGATTGGTGGTATTGTCAAGGATGGGGAGATCGTCATGGCCAACTGCAAGAGCACAGTTACTCACACCAAGTCGAAGAGCGACGGGGAAAACGGGTGGCCCGAGCCCGAGACCATCAAGTACACTTGGACGGGAACGACCAAGGATGGCAAGCCGGTCGAGGCTTCGTTGGAGGGTGCTTTGGAGAAGAGGCTCGACAGGATAGACGTCATGGCCGAGGTGCCTGGATTTGTCAAGCAGATTGTTTCGAGCGCTGCCGGAACAAAGCCTTATATCTACCAG TActacccccaacaacaaaaactcactctcaagatcaaggtcgACGGCCAAGAAGTCAGCGAGCAGGGCACCGTCTTTGCCGAGTCCACCTTTATTTCCGAGTGA